The sequence GCATTCCATCGGTCCTGCCCCATGACGATCGCCGCAACATGGGTGTCGGCCGCAAACGGCAGGATACGCGGCAAGAGCAGAACCAAGAGCGCGCCGGTGACCAGGCCGATCGCGCCGACGATCCACATGCGCAAGTCCTGCGAACGCCGGTCGTAGGCGCTCCTGGTGTAGGCGGCCAGGTTGATAGCCTCGCGCCCGAGATCGCGGCCCGTGTTCTCGAGCTGCTGCGCGGCCGTTCTCACCAAGCTTTCCCCGCTGCGCTCGAGCGCTCGAGCATAGTGCTCTGGTCCCTGCCGAAGAATCGGCGATTGCTCGACGGCCTCAAGCCGTTCCGCGACAAGGGCGAGCTGCTGGACGATGCGGCCGAGAT is a genomic window of Novosphingobium resinovorum containing:
- a CDS encoding DUF6118 family protein produces the protein MTDDDREGFEQEDHDQAGDPAQAFDALRRKIETQGAQLGAEMTVIRRGVEAAFDQFEKFQQPADYGPDLGRIVQQLALVAERLEAVEQSPILRQGPEHYARALERSGESLVRTAAQQLENTGRDLGREAINLAAYTRSAYDRRSQDLRMWIVGAIGLVTGALLVLLLPRILPFAADTHVAAIVMGQDRWNAGVTIMQTADPDGWRSVVDASQLTRDNAEAIGRCAEAARTASEDQHCTITVAAPAR